In Triticum dicoccoides isolate Atlit2015 ecotype Zavitan unplaced genomic scaffold, WEW_v2.0 scaffold57786, whole genome shotgun sequence, the following are encoded in one genomic region:
- the LOC119347080 gene encoding probable flavin-containing monooxygenase 1 codes for MVDFVILCTGRFSNYPNIPNFPPGRGPEAFDGKVIHSMDYSKMGSEKAKEMIKDKCVTVVGYGNSALDIANECAKVNGMEKPCTMVVRTKQWIIPNFYAWGINISNFYLTRFAELLIHKPGEGFLLSILATVLTPLRLMISKFAESYYSIPMKKHDMVPDHSFFEGMVGCMLSTTPKDHYKNLEEGIIVIRKSKTFGFCKEGVLVEGESTLVKSDIVIFGTGFNGDQNIKDMFMSKECIHPKIPQLAVLGYSDNYANVYTSELRSKWLAYFMDGGFRLPSVEAMQRDVLECEKVMKHYSRDESRTPCTGLLPTWYNDRLCEDMGCNPRRKNGFFAELFEAYGPDDYSDLHPK; via the exons AACATACCCAATTTCCCTCCTGGTAGAGGCCCAGAAGCATTTGATGGGAAAGTGATCCACTCCATGGACTACTCCAAAATGGGTAGTGAGAAAGCTAAGGAGATGATCAAGGACAAGTGTGTGACTGTCGTTGGCTATGGAAATTCAGCCCTTGACATTGCTAATGAATGCGCAAAAGTAAACG GTATGGAGAAACCATGCACAATGGTAGTCCGAACCAAGCAATGGATCATACCGAACTTCTATGCTTGGGGTATTAACATATCAAATTTCTATCTAACTCGTTTTGCTGAACTCCTTATTCACAAGCCCGGTGAAGGTTTCCTCCTTAGCATATTAGCTACCGTCTTGACTCCATTG AGGTTGATGATTTCAAAGTTTGCTGAGAGCTACTACTCCATTCCAATGAAGAAGCATGACATGGTGCCTGACCACAGCTTTTTTGAGGGGATGGTGGGATGTATGCTTTCCACTACACCCAAGGATCATTACAAGAATCTAGAGGAAGGCATCATCGTTATTAGAAAGTCGAAGACCTTTGGCTTTTGCAAAGAAGGTGTGCTCGTTGAAGGTGAATCTACGTTGGTAAAGAGTGACATAGTTATCTTCGGAACAGGATTCAATGGTGATCAAAACATCAAGGACATGTTCATGTCAAA GGAGTGCATACATCCTAAGATTCCACAACTTGCGGTCCTCGGATATTCTGACAACTATGCGAATGTCTACACTTCAGAACTACGGTCTAAGTGGCTAGCATATTTCATGGATGGTGGATTTAGATTACCAAGTGTTGAAGCAATGCAGAGGGATGTACTTGAATGCGAGAAGGTAATGAAGCATTACTCCCGTGACGAATCACGTACACCGTGCACTGGACTTCTTCCTACTTGGTACAATGATAGATTATGTGAAGACATGGGATGCAACCCGAGAAGGAAGAATGGATTTTTTGCCGAATTATTTGAGGCCTATGGTCCCGATGATTATAGCGATCTTCACCCTAAGTAA